In Natrinema amylolyticum, the DNA window GGCGACGCTCCGTGAAACGGCCTCTATCGTCGACTCCTCCGGCCGACACTCCGTGACGAACTCGGGGCCCCCATCGGCAACGGGCCGGTCGCTCTCGCGGTCTCGCGTCATGGTCCGTCACACGGAACAAACGACCATCAACGTTCGTCCCGTTTATTTAGGGTGTGAGAATTGTAGTGAACGCTGTGGATGTCGCGACTCGCACCGAAACCGGTCGCTGACTCTCGACGAACGCGAGACTCGATCCGAAGCGAACCGGCTCGACAGCGGGCTGCAAGAAACGGGACCGGCAGCGACGCGGCCGTGAACGGATCCGTGACCTGTGCTGCTCGAGTGGCGTCCGGTCGAACTGACTATCGCTACGGTCGCCGCTCACGGGACTCATCGTTCCGTTTGCTGGTATTATTCACGTCAAAATGGAGGAGGTAGATTTGAACCTCGCCGTCACCCTCGCGATGCTCGGGTGCCGTCTGGTTCAAATCTACTCTATACTATTTTCGACGCTCACGACACTCGTCGCTTTGCTCCTCGTTATTGTTCGCGTCGAAAAGTAGCGGGAGGTAGATTTGAACTACCGATCTGCGGGTTATGAGCCCGCCGGAATCTCCTGGCTATCCCATCCCGCTACCACATCATACCCGAGTGCATTAGTTAAGGGTTGCGATCCGGTAGCCGTATGCGGGTTTTTCCCGCTACGTCCGATGGACCTGCCAGGTGTAGAGGCTCTCACAGGTGTAGTTGACGAAGAAGCCGACGCCGATCCCGATCACGTTCGCGGCAACGTACCAGACGTCGAACCGCCGGACCAACACGCCTAGGACGGCTATCGTCACCAGAAATCCGCCGAACCGGACCGCGTTCGAGCGGAGGAACCGCCTTCCCAACGGCCGTAGTCCGACCCGCCCGTAGTCCGCGAACGTCCACCGTTCGTTGATCGCGAAGATGATCGCGATCCCGAGTTCCCAGGAGATGACCTTCGCGACGATCGGGCCGAGAACGGTGGCCTCGACGAGCGCCACGAGGACCAGGTTATCGACGGTTGCACCGACGGTCCCGACGCCAACGAACTGGGTAAACCGCGTCGTCGAAAGCAACGCGCGAGCTCGCGTTCGAACTGCCTCTGACAGGGACTCTCTCATCGTCGTGGTCGGTCTCGAGCGGGTCGGTGGTCGTCCTCGAATTCGGTTTCTCGGTCGCCGAGCGATCGTCTCGATCCGATCGGATTCGCGGACCGGGACACTCGCTCGCGGTGCTCGTTTGCCCGTATGCGATCTGCGAGAAAGAAAAACATTCGGAGCCGAGGTGAGAAGCGGGCCGACGACCGAGCGGACCGACGCGGTCAGACCGCGAGATCGCTCTTCGCTCGAACGACTTCGACGTCGTCGGCGTCGACGCGGTCGACGTCGAGGAAGTGCGGCGTGAAGTTTCGCTTCTCGTAGTCCTCGAACTCGTCTTCGCTGCCGACGGTACACCAGAGCTGGACCCGGTCGGGACCGTGGTACTCGCCGTTTCGATTGATCCCGAAACAGACCACCTCGGATTCCCCGTCGTCTCCCTCGTACCGAACGATGGCTCCGTTACGGATCCCGGGATCCCCGTGGATGATGAGCTGCTTCATGGCCGGGAATTCACGGGAGAGCGGATTAAACGCTTCGGACCTGGGAGTGCGTCCGACCGAGGTCGAAACGACGGCCGGCGACGACGAGCGACGACGAACCAAACGGGTTATAAACGGCGCTATCTTAGCCCACGGCAAGTGAGATAACTATGCAGATGCCACGCCGATTCAATACGTACTGTCCGCACTGCAACGAACATCACGAACACGAAGTCGAAAAGGCCCGAACGGGCCGCTCCTCTGGTCTGAAGTGGGACGCTCGCCGCACCCGACGGAGCACCTCGAGCATCGGTAACTCCGGTCGCTTCTCGAAGGTGCCCGTCGGCGAGAAGCCTACCAAGAAGACCGACCTCAAGTACCGCTGCGGCGAATGCGGCAAGGCCCACCTCCGCGAGGGATGGCGTACCGGCCGACTTGAGTTCCAGGAGTGATACCAATGGCAGGAAAATTCTACAGCGTTCGATGCAGTGACTGCGAGAACGAACAGACCGTCTTCGGCAAGGCCTCCTCGGAGGTCGCCTGTGCCGTCTGTGGCACGACGCTCGTGCGACCGACCGGC includes these proteins:
- a CDS encoding 30S ribosomal protein S27e — protein: MAGKFYSVRCSDCENEQTVFGKASSEVACAVCGTTLVRPTGGKAEIEHEIVETVESR
- a CDS encoding HAH_0734 family protein translates to MKQLIIHGDPGIRNGAIVRYEGDDGESEVVCFGINRNGEYHGPDRVQLWCTVGSEDEFEDYEKRNFTPHFLDVDRVDADDVEVVRAKSDLAV
- a CDS encoding 50S ribosomal protein L44e; translation: MQMPRRFNTYCPHCNEHHEHEVEKARTGRSSGLKWDARRTRRSTSSIGNSGRFSKVPVGEKPTKKTDLKYRCGECGKAHLREGWRTGRLEFQE
- a CDS encoding GtrA family protein, with protein sequence MRESLSEAVRTRARALLSTTRFTQFVGVGTVGATVDNLVLVALVEATVLGPIVAKVISWELGIAIIFAINERWTFADYGRVGLRPLGRRFLRSNAVRFGGFLVTIAVLGVLVRRFDVWYVAANVIGIGVGFFVNYTCESLYTWQVHRT